A region from the Streptomyces sp. 3214.6 genome encodes:
- a CDS encoding helix-turn-helix transcriptional regulator yields MKNVGEALETPTGAQQDEHATGERSTRNRVARSILDHGPSTVTELAGRLGLTPAAVRRHLDALVADDVVQAREQRVYGARTRGRPAKVFVLTDCGRDAFDQSYDKLAADALRWIQERFGGDEAVVAFARARIAEQAAAYRKAVEAAAPEERTEALAKALSADGYAATARSAPVGEQLCQHHCPVAHVAEKFPQLCEAETEIFSQLLGTHVQRLATIAHGDGVCTTFIPKVSTATHNASASTAGRNPA; encoded by the coding sequence GTGAAAAACGTCGGCGAGGCTCTGGAGACCCCCACGGGGGCCCAGCAGGACGAGCACGCGACCGGTGAGCGTTCGACGCGCAACCGGGTCGCGCGGTCGATCCTGGACCACGGGCCGTCGACCGTCACCGAGCTGGCCGGACGGCTGGGGCTCACCCCCGCCGCCGTGCGCCGCCACCTCGACGCGCTGGTCGCCGACGACGTCGTTCAGGCCCGCGAGCAGCGGGTGTACGGAGCGCGGACCCGCGGACGCCCCGCCAAGGTCTTCGTCCTCACCGACTGCGGCCGGGACGCCTTCGACCAGTCCTACGACAAGCTCGCCGCGGACGCCCTGCGCTGGATCCAGGAGCGATTCGGCGGGGACGAGGCGGTCGTCGCCTTCGCCCGCGCCAGGATCGCCGAGCAGGCCGCCGCGTACCGCAAGGCCGTCGAGGCCGCCGCCCCCGAGGAGCGGACCGAAGCCCTGGCCAAGGCCCTGAGTGCGGACGGGTACGCTGCTACGGCGCGTAGCGCACCGGTCGGCGAGCAGCTGTGCCAGCACCACTGCCCCGTCGCTCACGTCGCGGAAAAGTTCCCGCAGCTCTGCGAGGCGGAGACCGAGATCTTCTCCCAGCTGCTCGGCACGCACGTCCAGCGACTGGCGACCATCGCCCACGGCGACGGCGTGTGCACGACGTTCATCCCCAAAGTTTCCACAGCCACCCACAACGCATCTGCAAGCACGGCCGGGAGGAACCCCGCATGA
- a CDS encoding aminoglycoside N(3)-acetyltransferase — MPTPPPTGPLVTRDTLTAGLRALGVEPGEILLVHSSLSSLGWVCGGAVTVVRALLDVLGPDGTVVVPTQTGDLSDPAVWRNPPVPEEWWETIRATMPAYDPLVTPSLGVGVIPETVRTWPGARRSAHPQTSFAAVGARAAEVVDGHAPDCRLGEHSPLARLEKLGARVLLLGAGYDTCTSFHLAEYRIPAPLVDVGRPGADGWERVREVSIDSDRFDELGHDFERDRAVVRGTVGAADVRLFPVADAVAYAQRWLPLHRSREEEC; from the coding sequence ATGCCCACACCCCCTCCCACCGGCCCACTTGTCACCCGGGACACCCTCACCGCGGGCCTTCGCGCGCTGGGTGTCGAACCCGGAGAAATCCTCCTCGTCCATTCCTCGCTCAGTTCCCTCGGCTGGGTCTGTGGAGGCGCCGTCACGGTCGTGCGCGCACTGCTGGACGTGCTCGGCCCGGACGGCACTGTGGTGGTCCCGACCCAGACCGGGGACCTGTCCGATCCGGCGGTGTGGCGCAATCCGCCGGTGCCCGAGGAGTGGTGGGAGACGATCCGGGCCACCATGCCCGCCTACGACCCCCTCGTCACCCCCAGCCTCGGCGTCGGCGTGATCCCGGAGACGGTCCGCACCTGGCCCGGCGCGCGACGCAGCGCGCACCCGCAGACGTCCTTCGCGGCCGTGGGAGCCCGGGCGGCGGAGGTCGTGGACGGACACGCCCCGGACTGCCGGCTCGGGGAGCACAGCCCGCTGGCCCGGCTGGAGAAACTGGGCGCGCGGGTGCTGCTCCTCGGCGCCGGATACGACACCTGCACCAGCTTCCACCTCGCCGAATACCGGATACCCGCCCCGCTCGTGGACGTCGGCCGGCCCGGCGCCGACGGGTGGGAGCGGGTGCGCGAGGTGTCGATCGACTCCGACCGGTTCGACGAGCTCGGCCATGACTTCGAACGCGACCGTGCCGTCGTACGGGGCACGGTGGGCGCGGCCGACGTACGGCTGTTTCCGGTCGCGGACGCCGTGGCGTACGCACAGCGGTGGCTGCCGCTGCACCGGTCCCGCGAGGAGGAGTGCTGA
- a CDS encoding COX15/CtaA family protein has protein sequence MGGVPNVTRADAVAAVRNPLAFIAERWTPTPRTVQRAALFALVMSVVIVVTGGAVRLTGSGLGCPTWPKCTADSLTATSAMGFHGAIEFGNRMLTYVLCAAVGWAIIAARSEKPYRRSLTRLGWAQFWLVMGNAVLGGIVVLVGLNPYTVAAHFLLASALTAVATLMWQRTREGDGAPEPVVGTSVRQLVWFLVGASALLIAVGTVVTGSGPHAGDSSEVERMPLDWETVSKLHAVLAWIVVTLTFALWFVLKAVDSPKGPPDRVRDLFLVLLAQGVIGYVQYFTDLPEALVGVHMFGSCLVWIAVLRVLLALRERPVDGVDLQLPRPAGRVEATSR, from the coding sequence ATGGGAGGCGTGCCAAACGTGACCCGTGCCGACGCCGTAGCCGCCGTGCGCAACCCCCTCGCCTTCATCGCCGAACGCTGGACCCCCACCCCCCGGACGGTGCAGCGGGCGGCTCTGTTCGCGCTCGTGATGTCGGTGGTCATCGTGGTCACCGGCGGCGCCGTACGCCTCACGGGCTCCGGCCTTGGCTGCCCGACCTGGCCCAAGTGCACCGCCGACTCGCTCACCGCGACCAGCGCGATGGGCTTCCACGGCGCCATCGAGTTCGGCAACCGCATGCTGACGTACGTGCTGTGCGCGGCCGTCGGCTGGGCGATCATCGCGGCGCGCTCGGAGAAGCCGTACCGCAGGAGTCTGACCCGGCTGGGCTGGGCGCAGTTCTGGCTCGTGATGGGCAACGCGGTCCTCGGCGGCATCGTGGTGCTCGTCGGCCTCAACCCGTACACGGTCGCGGCGCACTTCCTGCTGGCCTCGGCGCTCACCGCCGTCGCCACGCTGATGTGGCAGCGCACCCGGGAGGGCGACGGGGCGCCCGAGCCGGTGGTCGGCACGTCCGTGCGGCAGCTGGTGTGGTTCCTGGTCGGCGCCTCGGCGCTGCTGATCGCCGTCGGCACGGTGGTCACCGGCTCCGGCCCGCACGCGGGCGACTCCAGCGAGGTCGAGCGGATGCCGCTGGACTGGGAGACGGTGAGCAAGCTGCACGCCGTGCTCGCGTGGATCGTCGTGACGCTGACGTTCGCCCTGTGGTTCGTCCTGAAGGCGGTCGACTCCCCCAAGGGTCCGCCGGACCGCGTCCGGGATCTGTTCCTGGTGCTCCTCGCCCAGGGCGTCATCGGCTACGTCCAGTACTTCACGGATCTCCCCGAGGCCCTCGTCGGGGTGCACATGTTCGGCTCCTGCCTGGTGTGGATCGCGGTGCTGAGGGTGCTGCTGGCGCTGCGCGAACGCCCCGTCGACGGCGTGGACCTCCAGCTGCCCCGGCCCGCCGGCCGCGTCGAGGCGACCTCCCGCTGA
- a CDS encoding ABC transporter ATP-binding protein yields MRTEPVVRVQALVKRYGTKTAVDGLDLSARPGVTAVLGPNGAGKTTTIEICEGYREPDSGTVHVLGLDPVRQASDLRPRIGVMLQSGGVYSGARADEMLRHVAKLHAHPLDVDALVERLGLGSCGRTTYRRLSGGQQQRLALAMAVVGRPELVFLDEPTAGLDPQARRATWDLVRDLRADGVSVILTTHYMDEAEQLADDVAIIDAGRVIAQGSPEELCRGGAENTLRFTGRPGLDVQSLLKALPADSSAAELTPGSYRVMGKVDPQLLATVTSWCAQHGVMPDRISVERHTLEDVFLELTGKELRS; encoded by the coding sequence ATGCGAACTGAGCCTGTCGTCCGGGTCCAGGCCCTGGTGAAGCGGTACGGGACGAAGACGGCGGTGGACGGCCTCGACCTGAGCGCCCGGCCGGGCGTCACCGCCGTCCTCGGGCCCAACGGCGCCGGCAAGACGACCACGATCGAGATCTGCGAGGGGTACCGCGAGCCGGACTCCGGCACGGTGCACGTCCTCGGCCTCGACCCGGTGCGACAGGCCTCCGACCTGCGCCCCCGGATCGGCGTGATGCTCCAGTCGGGCGGGGTGTACTCCGGTGCCCGGGCCGACGAGATGCTCCGGCACGTGGCGAAGCTGCACGCGCATCCGCTGGACGTCGACGCCCTCGTCGAGCGTCTCGGCCTCGGCTCCTGCGGCCGGACGACCTACCGTCGCCTGTCCGGCGGCCAGCAGCAGCGGCTCGCGCTGGCGATGGCCGTCGTCGGCCGCCCGGAACTGGTCTTCCTGGACGAGCCGACGGCCGGCCTCGACCCGCAGGCCCGCCGCGCCACCTGGGACCTCGTACGGGACCTGCGCGCGGACGGTGTCTCGGTCATTCTCACCACGCACTACATGGACGAGGCCGAGCAGCTCGCCGACGACGTCGCGATCATCGACGCGGGCCGCGTCATCGCCCAGGGCTCCCCCGAGGAGCTGTGCCGCGGCGGCGCCGAGAACACCCTGCGCTTCACCGGCCGCCCCGGCCTCGACGTACAGTCCCTGCTCAAGGCCCTGCCCGCCGACAGCTCGGCCGCCGAGCTGACCCCGGGCTCCTACCGGGTCATGGGCAAGGTCGACCCGCAACTGCTGGCGACGGTCACGTCCTGGTGCGCGCAGCACGGGGTGATGCCGGACCGCATCTCGGTGGAACGGCACACCCTCGAAGACGTCTTTCTTGAGCTGACCGGCAAGGAGCTGCGTTCGTGA
- a CDS encoding ABC transporter permease gives MIGTQAALETKMLLRNGEQLLLTVVIPTLLLVLFSSVDIVDTGAGKAVDFLTPGILALAVMSTAFTGQAIATGFERRYGVLKRLASSPLPRWGLMAAKTLSVLVTEVLQVILLTVIAFALGWNPHGNPVAVLLLLVLGTAAFSGLGLLMAGTLKAEATLAAANLVFLLLLVGGGVIVPLDRFPPAAQDVLGLLPISALSDGLRDVLQHGAGMPWADLGILAVWAVVALAAAGRFFRWE, from the coding sequence ATGATCGGGACCCAGGCGGCGCTGGAGACGAAGATGCTCCTGCGCAACGGCGAGCAACTGCTGCTCACCGTCGTGATCCCGACGCTTCTGCTGGTCCTGTTCAGCAGCGTGGACATCGTCGACACCGGCGCGGGCAAGGCGGTGGACTTCCTCACCCCCGGCATCCTCGCGCTCGCCGTGATGTCGACGGCCTTCACCGGTCAGGCCATCGCGACCGGCTTCGAACGCCGCTACGGCGTCCTGAAGCGGCTCGCCTCCTCGCCGCTGCCCCGCTGGGGCCTGATGGCGGCGAAGACCCTGTCGGTCCTGGTCACCGAGGTCCTCCAGGTGATCCTCCTGACGGTGATCGCGTTCGCGCTGGGCTGGAACCCGCACGGGAACCCCGTGGCCGTCCTGCTGCTCCTGGTCCTCGGCACGGCCGCCTTCTCGGGTCTCGGTCTGCTGATGGCGGGCACCCTGAAGGCGGAGGCGACGCTGGCCGCGGCCAACCTGGTCTTTCTGCTGCTGCTGGTGGGCGGCGGGGTGATCGTCCCGCTCGACAGGTTCCCGCCCGCCGCCCAGGACGTGCTCGGTCTGCTGCCCATCTCGGCCCTCTCGGACGGCCTGCGGGACGTCCTCCAGCACGGCGCGGGCATGCCCTGGGCCGACCTTGGGATCCTCGCGGTCTGGGCGGTCGTCGCTCTCGCGGCGGCCGGCCGGTTCTTCCGCTGGGAGTAA